The Leptospira paudalimensis region TGGAATTGGTCTTTAGTAAAACCACTTGCAGAATCATAGTCAAAACTTCCAACGAGATCTCCATCCACACCCATCCCCATAACAGATGCAGAAAGTTCTGCCCCAAGTTCATGGGCCATCACACCCTTAGAAGATACAATTAACTTATAACCTTTGCTAAGCGAAAAATCACCAGAATCAATATTGATTTTATCATACAAATCACTTCGCCAACCAAGTGCTTCTTTTGCATAGGAAACGAGGTCTTCTATTCCCATTGTATCAAGGGAACTATCATAGGAATCAAATTGGTTTGTGAGTGGTCGTGGTTCTGGTAAAACTAAATCAGGATCAGGAGTGGACTGGCTTTTTGCCAATTGATAGGCTTCTTCGATCGATGTATACAAACTAGGGATGTGATTGGAAATGAGAAACCCTTGGTTTCCTTCGTGGATCACACGGATCCCAAACATATTTTCTTCCGTTGCTGTACAGTTATTAAGATCGTTTTTTTCTAAACTCACATCCTCTGAATACCCATAACTGGAATAAATCTCTACTTGTTCGATTCCATTGGATTTAGCTTTCGAAATTAAATTGGTAAGTAAATCTTTTTGGTCGTTTAAACGTTTTTCTATCGCACCACGATCCATTATTTACCACCTAATAAAACTTTTGTGCGAACATAAGGTCCACCGGCATCCACTTTTGCTGGTTGTCCTTTCCCGCAGTGGCCCGATCCCAAATCCCATTTAAATTCTTTGGAAACCATGTCCACATTTTGCAAAACATCAAAGGCAAGACCCGAAACAGTTACCCCTTTTAATAAACTCGTGATTTTTCCGTTTTGGATTCGATATGCTTTTTGTACGGCAAACATAAACTCACCAGTCGCATCTGCTTGGCCGTTTTTAGCTCCATCTAGGTAATACCCATCTTTGGTGTTTGCAATCATCTCTTCTAAACTAGAATCTCCAGGGAGTAAAAATGTATTCCGCATACGAATGAGAGGAACATCTCCATATTCCCAAGCTCTTGCCGAACCAGTTGGTGACACACCAAAACGTTCTGCAGTTTCACGGTTATGAAGATAGGAGGAAAGAATTCCATTTTTGATTATGACAGTATTGGTTGGAATCACACCTTCATCATCCACAGGGATGGTTCCACCAGCTCCTTCATAAAATTCTGAGGAACCAGAATCACATAACGTCACTAAGTCGGATCCAACTCGGTGCCCAATTTTCCCTTGGGCAACAGAACCTGAGAGAACAAAATCAGCCTCTACGGTGTGTCCAATTGCTTCATGGACAAGTAGTCCCACAATGGAAGGACTCAGGATAACAGTGGATAAACCGCCAAGTGGGAGTTCACTGGAAAGTAAATCCACAGCGGTTTTACAGGCTTCTTCCGAAATTTGAGAAGGGGATTGGCTTCGAAACAAACAATCCCAACCACCAGTGACACCGATCGAATGAGAACCTGATTCCAATTTTCCATCTTCTTTGGCAACAGCAGACACACGAAACTCTGGTCTTACCAAACTAAAAAAACTATCTGCTCCATCTGTAGTGACAATGGATTTTTCTTCATAAATTTCAGAATACCCACAACCAACTGACTGCAGTTTGGTGGAATTTCGCGTCGCTTCGTTTTGGATATCCAGGACCATTTTTAATTTTTCTTCCACAGAACGAGAACGAAAGTCTTCAATCCCTTTTCCAATAAAGTCGCCAACTGCAAAATTAGCCTTTGGTAAATTTGGGATTTTATCTTTGCGAAGGGCAGAGGACAGCCTAGCTGCTTTTTTTGCGATTTGGATCGCGTTTTGGATAGCGGCTTTTGTGACTTCACTTGTAGAAGCAAATCCCCAAGTTCCTGATTCTAATACTCGAACTCCAACGCCAGTGCGTTTCCGTAAAGCAGTGGATTCCACACGCCCTCGTTCTGCAAAAAAGGAACGACTTTCTTTGTGGTGGTAACGTAACTCAACAAACCCAGATTCTTCCGATAAACATTCTTTTAAAAGGTCACGCATCACAAACCATCCTACGTTCTATTGTATTTCATTAATGAGATTAGATTTTGGAATCAAAAAAATCGAGAAGTATCTTGGGTAACCAGCGACCTTCTGGATTATCAGGAGATGGATCGCTGATAAAACCCACATGCCCACCTTTTTCCGTTAGTACTGTCTGTAACATCGGAAAGGACTTCCAACGAATTTCATGCCATACTTCGGAAGGTACAACGGGATCATCATCCGCATGGACAATGAGTCCAGGGAGTTTGATCCCCGGTAAATATTTTAAACTGGAACAAATATTGTAATATTCCAAAACATTCGTATAACCAGAGATTGGTGCCGTAAAAAAATCATCAAAATCAAAAAACGACTTACTACGAAGGACCTGTTCCTTCTGTTTTTCAGTCAAATCATAGATCCCTGCGGAGACCTTTTCCTTCATTGTCTCCAAAAAATGGTCTCTGTAAAAATTCCCAGCACGAGAATCAATAAAATCACAACTCCGTTTTAAATCCAAGGGAGGGGAAGTTGCCGTAAAGGCTTTCGCATAATGTTCCCTCTTTTCTCCAAAAAACTTTAAGACCATATTGGCGGATAAGGAAAACCCTGAAACCAAAATGGATCTCGAAAAATGTTTATATATGTATTTCAATACTGCTTCGATATCTTCCGACTGACCAGCATTATATGGCTTTCTTGCAAGGCCTAAACCTCTACCACAATTCCGAAGGTTCATACGAATCACCCCATAACCTCGGTTAAGAGCTTCCTTTCCCACACTTACCATATAATGGGATTCGGAACTTCCTTCCATACCATGTACGAGCATGATGTAGGATCCATTCCAAGCAGAAGCGTGTTTTCGGATTTGGGAAAGAGGGGGGTTGTGTTCAAGCCAAAGTATATCCCCAGACCCATCGTTTGTGGGAATGAGGATACTTTCTGAATAATACTCATCCTCCAGTGCATTGTCTGGAGGAAACAGTACATTGTAGACAGTTTGAAGGTGACGACCTTCTAAAAATCTTCTAGGTTTAAACTCTTTGTTAGACGACGTCAATTGTGTTTACGATCTTATCAACGATGCCATAAGCAAGTGCTTGTTCTGCATCCATATAATAATCGCGATCAGTGTCTTCCACCAATTGTTCGTAGGATTTTCCACAAGCTTCCGCTAACATCTGATTGAGTTTTTCTTTGGTTTTGACTATGTCCTGTGCATGGATGAGTAAATCCGTTGCAGGAGCTTGGATTTGCCCACCAATCGATGGTTGGTGGATCATCACACGACCATTAGGCCATATGTAACGATTTCCTTTTTTGCCACCAATGAGGAGAATGGATCCCATTGAAGCTGCCATACCCATACAAACTGTGTGTACGGGAGAGGAAATCATTTGCATCGTGTCATACACGACAAGTCCTGAGGTGACAACACCACCAGGGCTATTGATATAAAATGTAATTGGTTTTCCAGGATCAACCATCTCTAAATACATGAGTTTGGCTGTTAGTTCCTTGGAGGATTCGTCAGTGACAGGACCCCAGAGAAAGATTTTCCGTTTTTCCAGGAACTTCTTTCCCATGTTTTTGTCGCTAATGAGGTCTTGGATGGTTTCGGTGATTTCTTTTTCTGGTGTTTCTTCTTCTGGCATATTAGTTCAGTCTTTTCTGGTTAGACGTATGAGGCAAGCGTTTCAGCTTGTAGTACACACCTAGAATCAGGAAAACACTAAAAGAAATAAAAAAGAATCGTAACAAAAAGAGAGGTGGTTCTTTCCATTCGCCACCTAAACCCGCTTCACGGATGGAAGTAGGAAGAGCCTTTGGTTTCGCACCAGTTTTCTCTGGAAATTCTTCAAATTTTAGCACATGTGCTGTTTCTGAAAGTAAGTAGTACTTTCGGGCTTCTTGTTCCAAGGCATAGGCATCATTTTTGAGTAACCTTTCCTTTTCTTCAAGCCCTTGGTTTTCAACCACAAGCCTCTCCACCTCTGCATTGAGATTCGTGAGTTCTTTTTCTAAACGCATACGTTCCGCAACCCCCGACTCGGACAAAAGTCCGAGGTAGAGACAAGCACAAACATAGGTTAAGAGAAGAGAGGCTTTGGTTGCTGTCATTTTATCTTAGGTTGTAAAACGTACCTACTCCGCTGTATGTTGCATTTTTCCCGAGTTCTTCTTCGATACGAAGGAGTTCGTTGTACTTTGCAATTCTGTCCGTTCTGCTTAAGGAACCCGTTTTGATCTGACCTGAGTTGGTCGCCACGGCAATATGGGATATCGTTGCATCTTCGGTTTCTCCCGATCTATGAGACACAACAGCAGTGTATTGGGCTTTTTTTGCCATTTCGATCGCACTGAGAGTTTCTGTGAGAGTTCCAATTTGGTTCACTTTGATGAGAATGGAGTTACCAATCCCTTTTTCGATCCCTTTTGAGAGTTTTGTGATATTGGTTACGAACAAATCATCCCCCACAAGTTGGATCTTTTTCCCCAGTTTTTCGGAAAGTTTTTTCCAGCCTGTCCAATCGTTTTCATCCAGACCGTCTTCCATGGTAATGATCGGATACTTGGACACTAAATTTGAGTAGTATTCTACGAGTTCTTCGGCAGTCTTCTCTGGTTTTTTTTCGGCTTTGAGAACATACTTTTTCTTTTTCTCATCATAAAACTCAGAAGCAGCACAATCGAGACCAATTTTGATATCGAGGTCTGGTTTGTACCCGGCTTTTTCAATCGCAGTGAGGATCACTTCGATGGCTTCGCTGTTGCTAGTCAGGTTCGGAGCAAATCCACCTTCATCACCAACTGCAGTGTTGAGTCCTTTGCCTTTTAACACTGTTTTTAGGCTATGGAACACTTCCGCACCCATACGAAGTGCCTCACGAAAGTTAGGAGCGGATACGGGAAGGATCATAAATTCTTGGAAGTCGATGTTGTTGTCTGCATGGGCTCCACCATTGATGATGTTCATCATAGGTACGGGAAGTTCACGAGCGAATGTTCCGCCGATATAACGGTAAAGAGGAAGACCAGAATGTGCTGCCGCCGCTTTTGCGACTGCCATTGACACACCTAAGATTGCATTGGCACCTAACTTCGATTTATTGGAAGTTCCATCGAGAGAGATCATCGTTCCATCAACGAGGAGTTGGTTTGTCGCAGAGAGACCAAGAATGGATTTTGAAATTTTAGAATTAACGTTATCGACTGCTTTTAATACTCCTTTTCCAGAGTATCTTTTTTTGTCACCGTCACGAAGTTCTACAGCTTCGTGTTCACCAGTGGATGCCCCAGAGGGAACCGCCGCACGACCAAACGAACCGTCTTCCAAAGTGACATCCACTTCAACGGTTGGATTTCCTCTGGAATCCATAATTTCACGGGCTTTGACGGAACGTATGCTATCTTTTTGGGACATCGGGAATTGTTTCTCCTAAGGGATAATTTCCTTCCAGTCTTAGGAATTTTAAGCCTCTGACAATAAACTTTTTCGACAAAGAGCCTCGTTCCAGGAAAATGACTTAAAAAGAAGAGGGAACCGTGAACGAACGCCAAAAATTCACCCGCAATTTTTCCATCATCGCCCATGTCGACCATGGAAAGTCCACTCTGGCGGATCGTTTGCTTGAGATTGGTCTTGTCACGGACCAACGTACGAAAAAAGACCAAATCCTCGATTCCATGGACATCGAAAGGGAACGTGGGATCACGATCAAAGCAAACAATGCTTCTTTCGACTACCATGCTAAAGACGGAAACGTCTACCATCTGAATTTAATTGATACTCCGGGCCACGTCGACTTTACGTACGAAGTGTCACGTTCTCTTGCTGCTTGCGAAGGGGTTCTCCTCATTGTAGATGCAAGCCAAGGAGTCGAAGCCCAAACACTTGCGAACCTATACCTTGCGATGGACCTAGACCTTCGCATCATCCCTGTCATCAATAAAATTGATCTTCCTTCTGCAGACATTGATAAATGCAAACTCATGATCGAAGAGTCACTTGGCTTGAACCCAGAAGAGGCAATTCCGATTTCAGCAAAAACGGGCCTAAATGTCCAGGAAGTACTCGAAGCCATTTGTTACCTACTTCCACCACCGGTTGGGGATGTGGATGCTCCACTGAAAGCACTCATTTACGATTCTTTTTTTGATACCTATATGGGTGTTGTCGCCAAAGTTCGGTTATATGATGGAAAACTTCGTAAAGGAGAGATGATCCACATGATGAACATTGGTCGCCAGTTTACAGTGACGGAAGTGGGGATCAATAGGCTTTCCATGGTGGCTTGCGAAGAACTCCAAGCAGGGGATGTAGGGTATGTCGTCGCCGGTATGAAAAAAATGGGAGATGCGAAAACGGGAGATACCATCACTCATGCTAATCGCCAAACCGCAGAAGACGTAAAAGGGTTTAAGGACGCAAAACCAATGGTTTTTGCGGGACTATTTCCCATCAATGGGGAAGACTTTGATGCACTTGTAGATGCGATCGAAAAACTAAAGTTAAATGACTCTGCTCTTACCTTTGAAAGGGAAAATTCTGCAGCCCTAGGATTTGGTTTCCGTGTAGGGTATCTTGGACTCCTTCATATGGAGATCGTACAAGAACGTTTGGAAAGGGAATTTAACCTTGCCCTCATCACAACGGCACCATCGGTAAAATTTCGCATCACAACAACCAAAGACGATGTGATTGAAGTGGACAACCCAAGTAAATGGCCAGACCCCATTCTCATTGGAAAATCAGAAGAACCTTTTGTCAAAGCGACAATCATTGCCCCAGAATCCTATGTAGGAAATATCATGTCCCTCGTGATCGAAAAACGTGGGATCCACATGGATACTGTGTATTTATCCAAAGACAAATTGCAGTTAACCTACGAACTTCCCTTAGCGGAATTGATCTTCGAATTTTATGACAAGTTAAAATCCTACACTAAAGGTTATGCCTCACTTGATTATGAAGAAGTGGGTTACCGTGATTCAAAACTTGTACGAATGGACATCCTTGTGAATGGGGAACCAGTGGATGCACTATCTTCCATTGTGCATAAATCCAAGGCAGAAGAAAGAGGCAGGGTCATCATTGAAAAACTAAAAGACCTCATCCCTCGCCACCAATTTATGATTCCACTCCAAGCGGCGATTGGGTCAAAAGTAGTAGCTCGTGAAAGTATCTCTGCTCTTCGTAAAAACGTAACCGCAAAATGTTACGGTGGTGATATTTCTCGTAAGAAAAAACTCCTCGAAAAACAAAAAGAAGGGAAGAAGAGAATGAAACAAATTGGAAATGTGGAAATCCCACAAGAAGCCTTTTTATCCATTCTCAAAACAGGAGACTAAACGTTCCATTGTGCCTATATCGTTTTAAGGCACAGTCTGAGTTTTTGATTCCTTCCAAAGAAAGAACTTGTAAAACTTTTTTTTATCGCCTAACGAACCTTTTTTGATTTTTATATGGAAGTAGAGTACCATTCAAAATTGATGTTTCCCCATGGTTATCCAGATCTTCCGATTCGAATGACCAAACTCGCCGATTTTACAATGATCCGCGATGACCTACTTCCTTTTGGGTTTGGGACTAAATGGCGAAAGGTTTTTGGCATTATCAGTGATGCCAAAAAAAAGGGAACTAAACGGATTCTCCTTTGGGGTACGATTCATGGAAATTACCTTGCAAGTTTTACTTCTATCTTGAGATTCTCTGGTTTTTTTGTCGAAACCATCACTTACACAAAAAATCCAAATCTAAAAACTTACAACGAACGTTTGGTGAGAAATCATTCTCACAGGTTCCAATGTTATGCGAATCGCTCCCTTGCCTTGGAGGCATTTAATGTAAGGAGTCAAACCTTCGATGGAATTTCTTTACCCGAATTTGGAGTCCATCCAGGCCAAATTCTTGGTCTCTCCCGATTTTGGCAGGATCTGGAGGAAGATATCCTGTTGGACCTTGGTGAAAGAAATAAAACAAACTCATCACAAACAACAAAAGCCATCCTGCAGATGGAAATCGGATCTGGAGTGAGTTTTTTATCTGCTTATGATCATTTTCACGAATCTTCCATTTATGTCCAAGCTGTGTTGGTTGGTGAATCCAAAACAACATGGTTAGACAAAACAAGTGAATTACAAACAAAACTTGGATTAAAACAAATCCCCATCTGTGATGGGAATCTGATTGAAATCGCAGGTAATGATCCTTCGATACCTGAAACCACCTATGGATTAAACGAAAACTCGAAACGACAAAGGAAACAAACAATTCGGTTTGGGAAACAAAATCCTTTTTTAGAAAATTGGATCGTGGAGTATTACCAAAAAAACCAAGTCCTATTGGAACCCATTTATAGTGCGAAATCCGTTCACCACATCCTAACAAAGGAAAAACGATCAAACGAAGTTGATCCGAAACTTCCTTTGTATTACCTCCACCAAGGAGGACAAATCCAACACTTAGATTTAGTACATTCGCGGCAGAAACCATCATGAGCACAAAAACTCCACTCATATCAATCGTATTACCGACGCATAACAGACAACATCTGGTAGAACGTGCCATCCAATCTGTTTTAGCTCAAACATACCCCCATTGGGAACTCCATATCATCGATGATGGTTCAACGGACAATACTTGGTCCTTTCTTTTGGCGAATCTTCCCAGTTGGAAACGAAACATCCAATCCTTTGGTCGCTACAGTAAGTCGATCCAAATCCACCAAACAGAACATAGGGGAGTGAGCCATGCACGTAATTTTGGGATTGGGAAATCGGTGGGAGAGTGGATCTCGTTGTTAGATTCTGATGACGAGTGGTATCCAGAAAAACTAACCAAACAAATCCAATTCCATAATGAGCATCCAGAAATTCTGTTTTCCCAAACCAAGGAAGTGTGGAATAAAAAGGGAAATCTCCTCGAACCAAAGGGAAAATACCAAAAACTTTCGGGTCATTTTTTAAAAGAATCCTTAGAAATTTGTATGGTCACTTGTTCCAGTTTTATGGCTCATCAAAAAACTTGGGAGATGGTGGGAACCTTTCGAGAGGAGATGAAAATCTGTGAGGACTATGATTTATGGAATCGAATCCTCCTAAAACAATTCAAAATTGGCCTATTAGAAGAAAACCTTCTCGTTCGGTATGGTGGCCACGAAGACCAACTTTCCAATCAGTTCCAAGCCATCGAACGATTTCGGCTGTATTCTTTGTTATCCATAAGAAACGAACAAATCTCAAATGGGGAATCCATCCAAGACGAAAAACATCTTTCGGAGGAGGATCAAAGTTTTCAGAGAAATTCACGAAGTTTACTCAGAGACGCAATCTTGGAACGAATGGAAACCTTGGTCCAAGGAAGGAAAAAACGAGGGAAAGAGGTGCAATTTTTAACCCATTTCCAATCACTCTTTTCGAAGGACGAACCCATTCCAAAAAAGGATTTGTTGACTTTGTTAGATGACTCCTTATTCTAATCGATACGAATTGAGGCCTCTATGAAACAACGTCTGGTATTATTAGTTATTTTTTTCACCTTCACGCTGATTGTTCCGATCCATTCCGAATCAAATCCTCCTTATGACATTCGGTTTCGGGTATCAGTCAATAATGTTCCTTTTCCTACTGAAACGAATCCATATTACCTAAGTCATATATTGGAAATGCGAATTTTCCGACATTTGAAGTTGGATTTTTCACCAAGTGAAATTGAATCCATGGTGGATTTTATGATCACTCATGCTTCCAAAGAACACCCGAATCAAATTTATTTACCTGGGTTTGAGAAAGATGCAGATCTCATCATTGGATTTCGTTATATCGAAAAAGAGGGAGATTTACTCTTCCTTGTTGTTACCAATTTTAATGTAGAGACGAATAAGATTGATACGA contains the following coding sequences:
- a CDS encoding TldD/PmbA family protein, which produces MRDLLKECLSEESGFVELRYHHKESRSFFAERGRVESTALRKRTGVGVRVLESGTWGFASTSEVTKAAIQNAIQIAKKAARLSSALRKDKIPNLPKANFAVGDFIGKGIEDFRSRSVEEKLKMVLDIQNEATRNSTKLQSVGCGYSEIYEEKSIVTTDGADSFFSLVRPEFRVSAVAKEDGKLESGSHSIGVTGGWDCLFRSQSPSQISEEACKTAVDLLSSELPLGGLSTVILSPSIVGLLVHEAIGHTVEADFVLSGSVAQGKIGHRVGSDLVTLCDSGSSEFYEGAGGTIPVDDEGVIPTNTVIIKNGILSSYLHNRETAERFGVSPTGSARAWEYGDVPLIRMRNTFLLPGDSSLEEMIANTKDGYYLDGAKNGQADATGEFMFAVQKAYRIQNGKITSLLKGVTVSGLAFDVLQNVDMVSKEFKWDLGSGHCGKGQPAKVDAGGPYVRTKVLLGGK
- a CDS encoding YheT family hydrolase, producing MTSSNKEFKPRRFLEGRHLQTVYNVLFPPDNALEDEYYSESILIPTNDGSGDILWLEHNPPLSQIRKHASAWNGSYIMLVHGMEGSSESHYMVSVGKEALNRGYGVIRMNLRNCGRGLGLARKPYNAGQSEDIEAVLKYIYKHFSRSILVSGFSLSANMVLKFFGEKREHYAKAFTATSPPLDLKRSCDFIDSRAGNFYRDHFLETMKEKVSAGIYDLTEKQKEQVLRSKSFFDFDDFFTAPISGYTNVLEYYNICSSLKYLPGIKLPGLIVHADDDPVVPSEVWHEIRWKSFPMLQTVLTEKGGHVGFISDPSPDNPEGRWLPKILLDFFDSKI
- a CDS encoding ClpP family protease, coding for MPEEETPEKEITETIQDLISDKNMGKKFLEKRKIFLWGPVTDESSKELTAKLMYLEMVDPGKPITFYINSPGGVVTSGLVVYDTMQMISSPVHTVCMGMAASMGSILLIGGKKGNRYIWPNGRVMIHQPSIGGQIQAPATDLLIHAQDIVKTKEKLNQMLAEACGKSYEQLVEDTDRDYYMDAEQALAYGIVDKIVNTIDVV
- a CDS encoding FtsB family cell division protein, yielding MTATKASLLLTYVCACLYLGLLSESGVAERMRLEKELTNLNAEVERLVVENQGLEEKERLLKNDAYALEQEARKYYLLSETAHVLKFEEFPEKTGAKPKALPTSIREAGLGGEWKEPPLFLLRFFFISFSVFLILGVYYKLKRLPHTSNQKRLN
- the eno gene encoding phosphopyruvate hydratase — encoded protein: MSQKDSIRSVKAREIMDSRGNPTVEVDVTLEDGSFGRAAVPSGASTGEHEAVELRDGDKKRYSGKGVLKAVDNVNSKISKSILGLSATNQLLVDGTMISLDGTSNKSKLGANAILGVSMAVAKAAAAHSGLPLYRYIGGTFARELPVPMMNIINGGAHADNNIDFQEFMILPVSAPNFREALRMGAEVFHSLKTVLKGKGLNTAVGDEGGFAPNLTSNSEAIEVILTAIEKAGYKPDLDIKIGLDCAASEFYDEKKKKYVLKAEKKPEKTAEELVEYYSNLVSKYPIITMEDGLDENDWTGWKKLSEKLGKKIQLVGDDLFVTNITKLSKGIEKGIGNSILIKVNQIGTLTETLSAIEMAKKAQYTAVVSHRSGETEDATISHIAVATNSGQIKTGSLSRTDRIAKYNELLRIEEELGKNATYSGVGTFYNLR
- the lepA gene encoding translation elongation factor 4; the encoded protein is MNERQKFTRNFSIIAHVDHGKSTLADRLLEIGLVTDQRTKKDQILDSMDIERERGITIKANNASFDYHAKDGNVYHLNLIDTPGHVDFTYEVSRSLAACEGVLLIVDASQGVEAQTLANLYLAMDLDLRIIPVINKIDLPSADIDKCKLMIEESLGLNPEEAIPISAKTGLNVQEVLEAICYLLPPPVGDVDAPLKALIYDSFFDTYMGVVAKVRLYDGKLRKGEMIHMMNIGRQFTVTEVGINRLSMVACEELQAGDVGYVVAGMKKMGDAKTGDTITHANRQTAEDVKGFKDAKPMVFAGLFPINGEDFDALVDAIEKLKLNDSALTFERENSAALGFGFRVGYLGLLHMEIVQERLEREFNLALITTAPSVKFRITTTKDDVIEVDNPSKWPDPILIGKSEEPFVKATIIAPESYVGNIMSLVIEKRGIHMDTVYLSKDKLQLTYELPLAELIFEFYDKLKSYTKGYASLDYEEVGYRDSKLVRMDILVNGEPVDALSSIVHKSKAEERGRVIIEKLKDLIPRHQFMIPLQAAIGSKVVARESISALRKNVTAKCYGGDISRKKKLLEKQKEGKKRMKQIGNVEIPQEAFLSILKTGD
- a CDS encoding 1-aminocyclopropane-1-carboxylate deaminase, with product MEVEYHSKLMFPHGYPDLPIRMTKLADFTMIRDDLLPFGFGTKWRKVFGIISDAKKKGTKRILLWGTIHGNYLASFTSILRFSGFFVETITYTKNPNLKTYNERLVRNHSHRFQCYANRSLALEAFNVRSQTFDGISLPEFGVHPGQILGLSRFWQDLEEDILLDLGERNKTNSSQTTKAILQMEIGSGVSFLSAYDHFHESSIYVQAVLVGESKTTWLDKTSELQTKLGLKQIPICDGNLIEIAGNDPSIPETTYGLNENSKRQRKQTIRFGKQNPFLENWIVEYYQKNQVLLEPIYSAKSVHHILTKEKRSNEVDPKLPLYYLHQGGQIQHLDLVHSRQKPS
- a CDS encoding glycosyltransferase family 2 protein yields the protein MSTKTPLISIVLPTHNRQHLVERAIQSVLAQTYPHWELHIIDDGSTDNTWSFLLANLPSWKRNIQSFGRYSKSIQIHQTEHRGVSHARNFGIGKSVGEWISLLDSDDEWYPEKLTKQIQFHNEHPEILFSQTKEVWNKKGNLLEPKGKYQKLSGHFLKESLEICMVTCSSFMAHQKTWEMVGTFREEMKICEDYDLWNRILLKQFKIGLLEENLLVRYGGHEDQLSNQFQAIERFRLYSLLSIRNEQISNGESIQDEKHLSEEDQSFQRNSRSLLRDAILERMETLVQGRKKRGKEVQFLTHFQSLFSKDEPIPKKDLLTLLDDSLF